A region of the Deltaproteobacteria bacterium genome:
AGGGAGGAGAGGAAGCGGGGAACGGCGTTCTCCCGTGCGAGCTCGAACGACACGATCGACCCGGGTCCGTCCGCCTGCGAGGCGTGGAGCGCGGCTCCGGGGTGGCCCGGAAGTCCGGGGTAGAACACCTTCCGGACGAACGGGTGTTCCGACAGGAACCGGGACAGCGCCGCCGCGTTCGCCTGCGCGCGCTCGATCCGCAGGTGGAGCGTCTTCATCCCCCGCAGCAGGAGCCAGGCGTCCCACGGGGAGAGGACCGCGCCCACCGCCTTCTGCGCGAAGAGCATCTTTTCCGAAAGCAGGGGATCGGACACGATCACCGCGCCGCCCACCAGGTCGTTGTGTCCGCCCAGGAACTTCGTGACGCTGTGGACGACGACGTCGATCCCCAGAGACAGCGGCCGCTGAAGCGCCGGGGACAGGAACGTGTTGTCGACGATGGAAAGGATCCCCGCCCCCTTCGCCACCCGCGCCGCCCCCCGCAGGTCCGCGATCTTCATCAGCGGGTTGGTGGGGGTCTCGATGAACAGGGCGCGCGTCCGCTTCCCGATCCGTTTCCGGACCGCCGCCGGATTCCCCATGTCGACGTAGTCGAACCGCAGGCCGTACCCCTTGAGGATCTTCTCGAAGAGCCGGTACGTGCCGCCGTACAGGTCGTCCGAGCACAACACGTGATCCCCGGCCCGGAACAGGGTCATCACCGCCGAGATCGCCGCCATCCCGGAGGAGAACGTCACCGCGCGCGTTCCTCCCTCGAGCGCCGCCAGCGCGTCCTCCGCGGCGTGCCGTGTCGGGTTCTCCCCGCGGGAGTAGTCGTACCCCCGGTTCTCTCCGAAGGCGACGTACCGGTAGATCGCCGTCGGGTAGATCGGGACGCTCACCGCCCCGTACGCCTTGTCGGCCCCGACGCCCGCCTGCGCCGCCTCGGTGCCGAACGAACGCTTCCGCTTCGCCATGGTCCCCCCGTCAGATGAAGTACATCGGGTTTCGGCGCCGGAGAGAGGCCGCCTCGTCCTCTTCGCGGACCAGGTCCGCCAGAGTCCACCGGGAAAGCACTTCCGCCGCCGCGCGGGACGCTTCCGCGACGACCTTCGCGACGACGGGGGCCGCCTCCTGCCCCGATGCCTTCGAGGGGGTTTTCCCCTTGGCGGCGGGCGTCAGCGGCCCCTCGAACACCTCGAACACTTCATCGGTCCGGATCGACTCCGGGCGACGCGCGAGGAGGTAGCCGCCGCCGACTCCGCGACGGCTCGAGAGCACTCCCGCGTTCTTCAGCTCGAGGAGGATGAGTTCGAGGAACTTCTTCGGAATCCGGTTCTTCTCCGCGAGGTCGCGTATCTGGAACGTGGTACCCTCCGGGAACCGGGCGGCGTACATCAGGGCCCGCAAGGCGTATTCGGTCTTTTTCGAAAGTCGCATCGGTCCTCCCGGGAACTCCGTACCCATACCCTATTAATTCCATAGAATATAGCGGAAACGCTCCGTGATCAACGGAAATCCGGCATCCGGCGCTACGGGTGGAGGAGGCCTTTCGCCTGCCGGTACGCCTCGGCCAGCTGGGGGAGGGGGACGTCGTTGTGCCAATGTCCGGTGATGCGCGCCGCCCCCCAGAACAGGAAGATCGTCCCGAGCCCGGCGACGGGGATCCACCAGGGCGACCACGACGCCTTCCCCTTCCGGGCAACCGTCAGGCAGTCCCGGACCGGGCAGGAGGA
Encoded here:
- a CDS encoding PLP-dependent transferase is translated as MAKRKRSFGTEAAQAGVGADKAYGAVSVPIYPTAIYRYVAFGENRGYDYSRGENPTRHAAEDALAALEGGTRAVTFSSGMAAISAVMTLFRAGDHVLCSDDLYGGTYRLFEKILKGYGLRFDYVDMGNPAAVRKRIGKRTRALFIETPTNPLMKIADLRGAARVAKGAGILSIVDNTFLSPALQRPLSLGIDVVVHSVTKFLGGHNDLVGGAVIVSDPLLSEKMLFAQKAVGAVLSPWDAWLLLRGMKTLHLRIERAQANAAALSRFLSEHPFVRKVFYPGLPGHPGAALHASQADGPGSIVSFELARENAVPRFLSSLKTILLAESLGGVESLVTHPSTMTHADIPPEEQAAVGLTPALVRLSVGIEHVEDLAKDLEQALRKAGTAK
- a CDS encoding Rrf2 family transcriptional regulator — its product is MRLSKKTEYALRALMYAARFPEGTTFQIRDLAEKNRIPKKFLELILLELKNAGVLSSRRGVGGGYLLARRPESIRTDEVFEVFEGPLTPAAKGKTPSKASGQEAAPVVAKVVAEASRAAAEVLSRWTLADLVREEDEAASLRRRNPMYFI